Proteins encoded in a region of the Candidatus Providencia siddallii genome:
- a CDS encoding cell division protein FtsQ/DivIB — MKDINCLIISKLLLTGNFHYTKNDDIKKIVLSLKHQKTFMNINLNNIKDKIVLIPWIKQTTVRKEWPNKLKINIIEYVPFAKWNNQNMIDENGQIFKIPNIKTNKENYVLLYGPIGTQKNVLLKYNFLSKIFLKHNLKLKSFTISSRYAWQIVLNNNIRIELGKNNLSERLNRFFEIYPLLQKIKDKQVDYIDLRYPNGVSVGWRFIWSESSSFNKNININFSWV; from the coding sequence ATGAAAGATATAAATTGTCTTATTATATCAAAATTATTATTAACTGGTAATTTTCATTATACAAAAAATGATGATATAAAAAAAATAGTTTTATCATTAAAACATCAAAAAACCTTTATGAATATAAATCTTAATAATATTAAAGATAAAATTGTTTTAATTCCATGGATAAAACAAACAACAGTACGAAAAGAATGGCCTAATAAATTAAAAATTAATATTATTGAATATGTTCCATTTGCTAAATGGAATAATCAAAATATGATAGACGAAAATGGACAAATATTTAAAATACCAAATATTAAAACTAATAAAGAAAATTATGTTTTACTTTATGGTCCAATTGGAACTCAAAAAAATGTTTTATTAAAATATAATTTTTTATCTAAAATTTTTTTAAAACATAATTTAAAATTAAAATCATTTACAATATCATCGAGATATGCATGGCAAATTGTTTTAAACAATAATATTAGAATAGAATTAGGTAAAAACAATTTATCAGAACGTTTAAATAGATTTTTTGAAATTTATCCTTTATTACAAAAAATAAAAGACAAACAAGTAGACTATATCGATCTTCGTTATCCTAATGGGGTTTCTGTAGGATG
- a CDS encoding D-alanine--D-alanine ligase, with protein MIEKIAVLFGGTSAERKISIKSGNSILKTLHEIGINAYPIDTKYFPLITLKRKGFNKVFIALHGKEGEDGTIQGMLEILKIPYTGSNVISSAIGMNKLKCKQIWKGAGLNTAPFFVITKNEYKTIPLTKFFEHINFIGLPIVIKPNTGGSSIGAIKINNMNSLIPTFEKAFYFDNTLLIEKWLCGPEYTVAILNDIILPSIRIETQNNFFDYNAKYKSNKTKYFCPSGLTEILDKKLTNLAMNAYKTIGCSGCARIDILQDDNEEFYLLEINTSPGMTNHSLVPIAARQAGLSFSQLVLYILKLATLHATPRFNKPKISK; from the coding sequence ATGATAGAAAAAATTGCTGTTTTATTTGGAGGAACATCTGCAGAACGTAAAATATCAATTAAATCAGGTAATTCAATATTAAAAACTCTTCATGAAATAGGAATAAATGCATATCCTATTGATACTAAATATTTTCCTTTAATAACCCTTAAACGCAAAGGTTTTAATAAAGTATTTATTGCTCTTCATGGAAAAGAAGGTGAAGATGGCACAATTCAAGGAATGTTAGAAATTCTTAAAATTCCTTATACAGGAAGCAATGTTATATCATCAGCTATTGGTATGAATAAATTAAAATGTAAACAAATATGGAAAGGTGCTGGGCTTAATACAGCTCCATTTTTTGTTATAACAAAAAATGAATATAAAACAATACCTTTAACAAAATTTTTTGAACATATAAATTTTATAGGTTTACCAATAGTCATAAAACCAAATACTGGAGGTTCAAGTATAGGAGCAATTAAAATAAATAATATGAATTCATTAATCCCAACTTTTGAAAAAGCTTTTTATTTTGATAATACATTATTAATTGAAAAATGGTTATGTGGTCCTGAATATACTGTTGCAATATTAAATGATATTATTTTACCTTCAATTCGTATTGAAACACAAAATAATTTTTTTGATTATAATGCAAAATATAAAAGTAATAAAACTAAATATTTTTGTCCTAGTGGTTTAACAGAAATATTAGATAAAAAATTAACAAATCTTGCAATGAATGCCTATAAAACTATAGGTTGTTCTGGTTGTGCCAGAATAGATATATTACAAGACGATAATGAAGAATTTTATTTATTGGAAATAAATACTTCACCAGGAATGACAAATCATAGTTTAGTACCAATAGCTGCTCGTCAAGCTGGTTTAAGTTTTTCTCAATTAGTTTTATATATTTTAAAACTGGCTACTTTACATGCTACACCAAGATTTAATAAACCGAAAATCTCGAAATAA
- the murC gene encoding UDP-N-acetylmuramate--L-alanine ligase, which translates to MKKIKHIHFIGIGGVGMGGIAKILLNEGYDISGSDLIKNAVTKTLIKLGATIYFKHNAENIKNANAVVFSAAILNNNPEIKNAKKLGIPLISRAEMLNELMRYRHGIAIAGTHGKSTTTAMISEIYMQANLDPTFINGCLTKTEEIYARLGNSNYFITEADESDASLLHLRPLVAVVTNIESDHMDTYHGNFNKLINTFINFLHNLPFYGRVIMCIDDPIIRKILPKINRYVITYGFSCDADLRIIKYKQKEKQCFFSIKRKNLPELTIVLNIPGVHNALNATAAIAVAIEDGINDNHILSSLIKFCGTKRRFDFFKYYLINNINNKKKEITLLDDYGHHPTEIKATITTARTSWPNKRIIMIFQPHRYTRTRDLYDNFVNVLEHVDVLLILDIYSAGEKQIQGIDSSSLCKTIRNRKQIDPIYISNPKQIPCFLSKIIKENDLIIIQGAGDIDKIVKILLKTKLYTSIN; encoded by the coding sequence ATGAAAAAAATAAAACATATCCATTTTATCGGAATAGGTGGAGTAGGTATGGGTGGTATTGCTAAAATTTTATTAAATGAAGGATATGATATAAGTGGGTCTGATTTAATAAAAAATGCAGTTACTAAAACATTAATTAAATTAGGAGCTACTATTTATTTTAAACATAATGCTGAAAATATAAAAAATGCTAATGCAGTTGTTTTTTCTGCTGCTATTTTAAATAATAATCCAGAAATAAAAAACGCAAAAAAATTAGGAATTCCTTTAATTTCTAGAGCGGAAATGTTAAACGAATTAATGCGTTATCGCCATGGTATAGCTATTGCAGGAACTCATGGAAAAAGCACAACAACAGCAATGATTTCAGAAATTTATATGCAAGCTAATTTAGATCCAACATTTATTAATGGTTGTTTAACAAAAACAGAAGAAATTTATGCTCGTCTTGGAAATAGTAATTATTTTATTACTGAAGCAGATGAAAGTGACGCATCATTATTACATTTAAGACCATTAGTTGCAGTAGTTACTAATATTGAATCAGATCATATGGATACATACCATGGAAATTTCAATAAATTAATTAATACGTTTATTAATTTTTTACATAATTTACCATTTTATGGACGTGTAATAATGTGTATTGATGATCCAATAATCAGAAAAATATTACCAAAAATCAATAGATATGTAATTACTTATGGATTTAGTTGTGATGCAGATTTACGTATAATTAAATATAAACAAAAAGAAAAACAATGTTTTTTTTCTATCAAACGAAAAAACTTACCAGAACTAACCATTGTTTTAAATATTCCAGGTGTACATAATGCGTTAAATGCAACAGCGGCTATTGCTGTTGCAATAGAAGATGGAATTAATGATAATCATATTTTATCTTCATTAATAAAATTTTGTGGAACAAAACGTCGTTTTGATTTTTTTAAATATTACTTAATAAATAATATAAATAATAAAAAAAAAGAGATAACTTTATTAGATGATTATGGTCATCATCCAACCGAAATAAAAGCAACAATTACAACAGCAAGAACATCATGGCCTAATAAACGTATTATAATGATTTTTCAACCTCATAGATATACAAGAACTCGTGATTTATATGATAATTTTGTTAATGTATTAGAACATGTAGATGTGTTATTAATACTAGATATTTATTCTGCAGGTGAAAAACAAATTCAAGGTATTGATAGTTCATCTTTATGTAAAACAATTCGTAATCGTAAGCAAATAGATCCTATCTATATATCAAATCCTAAACAAATTCCTTGTTTTTTATCAAAAATTATTAAAGAAAATGATTTAATAATAATTCAAGGAGCCGGGGATATTGATAAAATAGTTAAAATTTTATTAAAAACTAAATTATATACATCAATTAATTAG